A window of the Hordeum vulgare subsp. vulgare chromosome 5H, MorexV3_pseudomolecules_assembly, whole genome shotgun sequence genome harbors these coding sequences:
- the LOC123400116 gene encoding uncharacterized protein LOC123400116 — protein sequence MPAPLGASWRRHASAAASSSTPRTLLLLVPVLILLVFVLSRAPDLAFSPATAASPHLPAQLRPFNCYASPQASPVFASLVEGVPRPFLYSLADLGSLPDRPHRNIARLLKGKRFRKPDISQTIQELLAGEVGRGSAGGVVVDVGANVGMAAFAAAVMGFRVVAFEPVFENLQRICDGVYLNRVQDQVVVYHAAASDRAGNITMHKVIGRLDNSAISATGAKLAFKSNEEVAVEVATIPLDEVIPDAERVVLIKIDVQGWESHVLRGASKLLSRRKGEAPYLIYEEDERLLQASNSSAQEIRAFLGSVGYNQCTRHGTDAHCTKE from the exons ATGCCGGCGCCGCTCGGCGCCTCCTGGCGCCGGCACGCCTCCGCCGCGGCGTCCTCTTCCACTCCCCGGACCCTCCTCTTGCTCGTCCCGGTTCTCATCCTCCTCGTCTTCGTCCTCTCCAGAGCCCCAGATCTCGCCTTCtcccccgccaccgccgcctcgccgcACCTCCCCGCCCAGCTCCGCCCCTTCAACTGCTACGCCTCGCCGCAGGCCTCCCCGGTATTCGCCAGCCTCGTGGAGGGCGTGCCCCGCCCCTTCCTCTACTCCCTCGCCGACCTGGGGTCCCTCCCCGACCGCCCGCACCGGAACATCGcccgcctcctcaagggcaagcgCTTCCGCAAGCCCGACATCTCCCAGACCATCCAGGAACTGCTCGCCGGGGAGGTGGGGAGGGGCTCCGCCGGCGGGGTGGTGGTGGACGTCGGGGCCAATGTTGGGATGGCGGCCTTCGCGGCGGCCGTGATGGGGTTCCGGGTGGTGGCATTCGAGCCGGTCTTCGAGAACCTGCAGCGGATCTGCGATGGGGTGTACCTCAACCGGGTGCAGGACCAGGTGGTGGTGTATCATGCTGCAGCGTCTGACCGAGCTGGGAACATCACAATGCATAAG GTGATTGGACGACTCGACAACAGTGCTATATCTGCAACTGGTGCGAAGTTGGCATTCAAATCTAATGAAGAAGTTGCTGTGGAGGTTGCTACAATCCCATTGGATGAAGTCATTCCAGATGCAGAGCGGGTGGTTCTGATCAAAATTGATGTTCAAGGTTGGGAGTCTCATGTCCTGAGAGGTGCATCAAAGTTGCTCTCAAGGAGGAAAGGTGAAGCTCCCTACCTTATATACGAAGAAGACGAGCGGCTGCTACAGGCGAGCAACAGCAGTGCACAAGAGATAAGGGCATTTCTTGGCAGTGTTGGTTACAATCAATGTACGCGGCATGGAACGGATGCTCACTGTACAAAAGAATAG